The DNA region TGCGCCCGGCGTTGGATTTCGCCATCTGCTCCAGAATCACAAAGCCTTCGTCCGGGCGATCGTTATCAAACAGTAACTGCGCCAGCGTATTTTGCAGCGTGTTATTGCCCGGACTGCGGGTGTTAATCGCCTTCAACTGATTGATAGCCTGATTGCGGCGGGCAGGAATTTTGGCCACCGCGCTCCAGTATTCCACTTCCAGGTCGCCTTCCGGCGGGTTGCCCTTGAACAACTTATCGTAGGCGGCAACCGCCTCCTCAGCATGCCCGGTCGTCGCCTGTAGACGCGCCTGTTGCAAAGACTGGCGTCCTTCCGGCGTCGCCAACAGCATGGTCGTGCGGGAAGATTGATAGGCATTGGAGCTCGGCGCTAACTGAGAAAGTCTTTCAAGCTGCTTCTGCGCGCCGTCGTTATCGCCCTGACGCAGCAGGTAGCGAAAACGGGCGGCGACCACATCCGGATTATTCGGGTCAATCAATTCGAGGCGATAGAGTGACTGACGCACCAGATCTTCACGGTGCGTGGCTTCCCCCAGCCGCACCTGCTCCAGCAACTGCTGTTGCGCCGACGGCGCCGCGTCGGCAAAGGGCATCAGGGCAATGCCGAGTGAGACCCCGAGTAAACTTAATTTGAACTTGCGCATTCCTGGCCCCAGTCAGGTAATAGCTCACCTTTAGCGGTGAAGCGATAACGATGCTGATCCCACCCTTCTCCGAAGAGGGTTAGCACGTAGCTATAGTAGGCATCGCTGCCAGGGAAGTGGTCTGTCACGCGCTGTCGCTGCACCGCTTGTGCGTCGCGGTTTTGCAGGAAAGGCAGTAAGGCCGCAGAAAAGCCCACCGGGCCATTGCCCTGCGCTTTGCCGCTGGCGACGTCCACTTTCTCCGGCGGGAGACCGTTTTTAGTTGTCAGGGTGGCCATCGGTTTGAATTTTGCCAGCAGCCGCGCTTTCTGCGGGTCGCCGTCATGCATCATGCCCGCCCACAGGTAGACGCGAATCGCGTCGTAACTGCTGACCAGCGTTTTCTCTGGCTTCAGTTGCCAGCCTTTGTTTTTCTCGTAGCGGACCCAATCCGGCGAGAAACCTTTCGGGGCCGTTTCTAACAGCAGTCGCTGGTTGGTTTCGCGCAGGGTCGACCACGGCGCGCCAAAGCGGGTGAAATACTGCGCCAGTTGCGGCGGCAGATAGCTTGGATTGAAGCGCCAGGTGTTGGCTTCAGCAAAACCAATCTTGCCGGGTAGCAGCATCGAGCCCAGCCCCGGCACCGTCACCACTTCTTCGCTGGCAATCCGTTTCAGCAAGGCTTTGCCGATGTCGGTGTAGCGCGGTTCTTTCCACAAGCGTCCCGCCTCCAGCAGCGACCACGCGATCCAGATATCGCCATCAGAAGCGGAATTGCTATCCAGCACCGCCCAGATGGAAGGATCTTTCTGTCCCCACAGCCAGGCGGGTAGATGCTCCTGCAACGACCCTTGCGCGAGGTTGTTCTGCGTCCAGTCCAGTAACGCATCAAAGGTCTGGCGATCGTTAGCGGCGAGGGCAAAGAACATCGCATAACTTTGCCCTTCCGAGGTGGTGATTTTGCGTGCATCGCTGGGATCAATCACCCGCCCTTCCT from Citrobacter amalonaticus Y19 includes:
- the bcsZ gene encoding cellulose synthase complex periplasmic endoglucanase BcsZ yields the protein MNALRSGIVMVLMLAALSVQAACTWPAWDQFKKDYISQEGRVIDPSDARKITTSEGQSYAMFFALAANDRQTFDALLDWTQNNLAQGSLQEHLPAWLWGQKDPSIWAVLDSNSASDGDIWIAWSLLEAGRLWKEPRYTDIGKALLKRIASEEVVTVPGLGSMLLPGKIGFAEANTWRFNPSYLPPQLAQYFTRFGAPWSTLRETNQRLLLETAPKGFSPDWVRYEKNKGWQLKPEKTLVSSYDAIRVYLWAGMMHDGDPQKARLLAKFKPMATLTTKNGLPPEKVDVASGKAQGNGPVGFSAALLPFLQNRDAQAVQRQRVTDHFPGSDAYYSYVLTLFGEGWDQHRYRFTAKGELLPDWGQECASSN